In a genomic window of Musa acuminata AAA Group cultivar baxijiao unplaced genomic scaffold, Cavendish_Baxijiao_AAA HiC_scaffold_1037, whole genome shotgun sequence:
- the LOC135665716 gene encoding serine/threonine-protein kinase PCRK1-like, translating to MRMNCFQFLNGEKMVPQSRKSSSTRSNSSRSTDRDRRVSESDFNSSSDMSDFLVGRSRFASLSQRRNNFRIFTFEELKHATRNFSRSLMIGEGGFGCVYKGIIQSSNDPSTTLDVAVKQLSRGGLQGHKEWLTEVDVLGVVEHPNLVKLIGYCAENDERGIQRLLIYEFMPNRSVEDHLSIRSITTLSWPIRLKIALDAANGLTYLHEGGEFQIIFRDLKTSNILLDAHWNAKLSDFGLARQGPTDGLSHVSTAIVGTMGYAAPEYIQTGRLTAKSDIWSYGVVLYELITGRQPMDRNRPRKEQKLLEWVKPYTSDAKKFHLIVDPKIDDNYCLKQAMELSAVANKCLMRSPKLRPKMSDVLGMVQRIVCTENGTLRHPSSHFPEERSCREREGRGMDLKTRISDLKV from the exons ATGCGGATGAACTGCTTTCAATTTTTGAACGGGGAGAAGATGGTGCCCCAGTCTAGGAAGTCTTCCTCAACTAGATCAAATAGCAGTAGATCAACAGATCGTGATAGGAGGGTATCTGAATCTGACTTCAACTCTTCATCAGACATGAGTGATTTTTTGGTAGGAAGGTCCCGGTTCGCTAGCTTGTCCCAGAGACGAAACAATTTCAGAATTTTCACCTTCGAAGAACTGAAACACGCTACGCGGAACTTTAGCCGCTCACTAATGATTGGAGAAGGCGGGTTCGGATGTGTTTATAAAGGTATAATCCAGAGTTCCAACGATCCAAGTACAACACTTGATGTTGCAGTAAAACAATTGAGCCGTGGAGGCCTCCAG GGACACAAGGAATGGTTAACTGAAGTGGATGTTCTTGGGGTGGTTGAacatccaaatcttgtaaaactaatTGGCTACTGTGCTGAAAACGATGAAAGAGGAATTCAACGACTTCTCATTTATGAGTTTATGCCTAACAGAAGCGTGGAAGATCATTTATCAATTCGCTCCATCACAACTCTATCGTGGCCCATTAGACTTAAAATAGCACTTGATGCTGCTAATGGCTTGACATACTTGCACGAAGGAGGAGAATTTCAG ATAATTTTTCGAGATCTAAAGACATCTAACATCCTCTTGGATGCACACTGGAATGCAAAATTATCTGACTTTGGTTTGGCTAGACAAGGGCCAACAGATGGGTTAAGTCATGTTTCAACAGCG ATTGTTGGAACTATGGGATATGCAGCACCAGAGTACATACAAACTGGACGCCTTACAGCCAAGAGTGATATCTGGAGCTACGGTGTTGTTCTTTATGAGCTAATCACTGGTCGTCAACCAATGGACAGGAACCGTCCGAGAAAGGAGCAGAAGCTATTGGAGTGGGTCAAACCATACACATCCGATGCCAAGAAGTTTCACTTGATCGTAGATCCAAAGATAGACGATAATTACTGTTTAAAACAGGCGATGGAATTGTCTGCAGTTGCAAACAAGTGTCTAATGCGAAGCCCAAAGTTGAGGCCAAAGATGAGTGATGTGTTAGGGATGGTGCAAAGGATTGTATGTACAGAAAATGGAACCCTCCGGCATCCTTCGAGTCATTTTCCCGAGGAAAGAAGTTGTCGAGAACGAGAAGGAAGAGGAATGGACTTGAAGACTAGGATTAGTGATCTGAAGGTATAA